From the Sphingomonas aliaeris genome, one window contains:
- a CDS encoding response regulator transcription factor, producing the protein MTPRFDRVTEAQRECLRLVLTRRNSKEIALALGISSHTVDKRLERAIATLGATSRFDAARILAEHEAQSAPAPVAGADTTYEPFVYQSPDIVPVAGSDMVAASEELAQRGGSRDAKAAWLPIRPKGGRYNTLSMGRRLAWIGLIPVALAVAVGMLGFGLSVASKLFKLVATVLL; encoded by the coding sequence GTGACGCCGCGCTTCGACCGGGTGACCGAAGCGCAACGCGAATGTCTTCGACTCGTGCTGACGCGGCGCAACTCGAAGGAGATCGCGCTGGCGCTCGGCATATCGTCGCATACCGTCGACAAGAGGCTGGAGCGCGCGATCGCCACGCTGGGCGCGACCAGCCGGTTCGATGCGGCGCGGATCCTGGCCGAGCATGAGGCGCAATCCGCCCCCGCCCCCGTCGCGGGCGCCGATACGACATACGAGCCTTTCGTATACCAATCGCCGGACATTGTTCCCGTTGCCGGATCGGACATGGTCGCGGCGTCTGAGGAGTTGGCACAAAGGGGAGGCAGTCGGGACGCGAAAGCGGCCTGGCTGCCGATCCGCCCCAAAGGCGGCAGGTACAACACCCTGTCGATGGGGCGTCGGTTGGCGTGGATCGGCCTGATCCCGGTGGCCTTGGCAGTGGCGGTCGGCATGTTGGGGTTCGGGCTCAGCGTGGCGAGCAAGCTGTTCAAGCTGGTCGCGACCGTGCTGCTCTGA